In uncultured Cohaesibacter sp., a genomic segment contains:
- a CDS encoding Trm112 family protein → MSEQEVPTQAENEKTGTVDRKLLEILVCPLTKTTLKYDAEAQELISHAARLAYPIRDGVPIMLPSEARKLDD, encoded by the coding sequence ATGAGCGAGCAAGAGGTCCCGACACAGGCAGAGAACGAGAAAACCGGCACGGTGGATCGGAAACTTCTGGAGATTCTCGTCTGCCCGCTCACCAAGACCACGCTCAAATATGATGCCGAAGCCCAGGAGCTGATCAGCCACGCAGCAAGGCTCGCCTACCCGATCCGGGATGGCGTCCCCATCATGCTCCCCAGCGAAGCACGCAAACTGGACGACTGA
- a CDS encoding LON peptidase substrate-binding domain-containing protein, giving the protein MAQAGNAYYDSPRDIPAIIPVFPLEEALLLPRTQMPLNIFEERYLMMVDYAIHKDRIIGIIQPQAEAVDTDQAPEKLYAPKLQQVGCLGRVTAYGETGDGRVLITLSGICRFRVVKEMLTDLPFRLAEIDCEEFVHDLIEGLGEDQVDREGLLDVFRAFLDANDMEADWESIGKSSNEILVNSLSMMSPYGIAEKQALLEAESLALRADTLIAMTEMHLASESGDTPQTLQ; this is encoded by the coding sequence ATGGCTCAGGCAGGCAACGCATATTATGACAGCCCGAGAGACATTCCGGCCATCATCCCGGTGTTTCCTCTTGAGGAAGCACTGTTGCTGCCGCGCACCCAGATGCCATTGAACATCTTCGAGGAACGCTATCTGATGATGGTCGATTACGCCATCCACAAGGACAGAATCATCGGCATCATTCAGCCACAGGCAGAAGCGGTCGATACCGATCAGGCACCCGAGAAGCTCTATGCCCCCAAACTGCAGCAGGTAGGCTGTCTTGGCCGGGTGACAGCTTATGGGGAAACGGGTGACGGCCGGGTGCTCATCACCCTGTCTGGCATCTGCCGCTTCCGGGTGGTCAAGGAAATGCTGACGGACCTGCCGTTCCGGCTGGCCGAAATCGATTGCGAGGAATTCGTCCACGACCTGATCGAAGGCCTTGGTGAAGATCAGGTCGACCGGGAAGGCTTGCTTGACGTGTTCCGCGCCTTCCTTGACGCCAACGACATGGAAGCCGACTGGGAGAGCATCGGCAAGTCCTCCAACGAGATTCTCGTCAACTCCCTTTCGATGATGAGCCCTTATGGCATTGCCGAGAAGCAGGCGCTGCTGGAAGCGGAGAGTCTGGCCTTGCGCGCAGACACACTAATTGCAATGACTGAAATGCATCTGGCGAGCGAAAGCGGCGACACGCCCCAAACATTGCAGTAA
- a CDS encoding ubiquinone biosynthesis hydroxylase → MTSPRQTGAVATGANDNGIRLKDRYDLVVAGGGYVGLSLALAVRQAGALSVLVVEPQATETMRHDERASAIASAATRMLRGLGVWDLIAPEAEPIRKMLVTDSKLKDIVRPALLTFEGDTGDGEPFAYMVPNGVMVGALGDAARAVGVDILEGDSVKDFIVDGASVSLKLQSGMAVEASLLVAADGVRSRLRDLSGITTNRFDYDQVGIVTTVEHERPHEGCAVEHFLPAGPFAILPLKGNRSSLVWNERKDDARRLLAMDEFTFGLELERRFGKQLGALTEKGPRKGFPLGMVLARSYVAPRFALVGDAAHGIHPIAGQGLNLGFKDVASLAEVIVEAARLGQDIGSLTVLERYQSWRRFDVVQMGVTCDLLNRLFSNNSSVLRHVRDFGLGVVDRLPGIKRMLIEEAAGNRGEVPRLLQGEIL, encoded by the coding sequence ATGACTTCTCCACGACAGACGGGCGCAGTGGCGACGGGAGCCAATGACAACGGGATCCGGCTGAAAGACCGCTACGATCTGGTTGTTGCCGGAGGTGGCTATGTCGGTTTGTCTCTGGCCCTTGCGGTGCGTCAGGCCGGGGCGCTGTCGGTGCTGGTGGTGGAGCCGCAGGCAACAGAGACAATGCGTCACGACGAACGTGCCTCTGCCATCGCGTCTGCCGCTACGCGCATGTTGCGCGGGCTTGGTGTCTGGGACCTGATCGCACCCGAGGCCGAACCCATTCGCAAGATGCTGGTCACGGACAGTAAGCTCAAGGATATCGTCCGTCCGGCGCTGCTGACCTTTGAGGGGGACACCGGAGACGGTGAGCCCTTTGCCTATATGGTGCCCAACGGTGTGATGGTCGGTGCCCTCGGGGATGCGGCCAGAGCTGTTGGTGTGGACATTCTGGAAGGGGACAGCGTCAAGGATTTCATCGTTGATGGTGCATCCGTGTCCCTCAAGCTTCAGTCGGGCATGGCGGTGGAGGCCAGCCTGCTTGTGGCTGCTGACGGGGTTCGTTCGCGTCTCAGGGATCTCTCTGGCATCACCACCAACCGGTTTGATTATGATCAGGTCGGCATTGTCACCACGGTTGAACACGAGCGGCCTCACGAAGGCTGTGCGGTGGAGCATTTTCTGCCTGCCGGGCCGTTCGCCATTCTGCCGCTCAAGGGCAACCGCTCTTCCCTCGTCTGGAATGAGCGCAAGGATGACGCAAGGCGACTGTTGGCGATGGATGAATTCACTTTCGGGCTCGAGCTGGAACGCCGCTTTGGCAAGCAGCTTGGGGCGCTCACTGAAAAAGGTCCGCGCAAGGGCTTTCCGCTTGGCATGGTGCTGGCCCGTTCCTATGTGGCGCCGCGCTTCGCCTTGGTCGGCGATGCCGCCCATGGCATCCACCCGATTGCCGGGCAGGGGCTCAATCTCGGTTTCAAGGATGTGGCTTCCCTTGCGGAAGTCATCGTGGAAGCGGCGCGTCTCGGTCAGGACATCGGCTCACTCACTGTGCTTGAGCGCTATCAGTCCTGGCGCCGGTTCGATGTGGTGCAGATGGGTGTGACCTGCGATCTGCTCAACAGGTTGTTCTCGAACAACAGCAGCGTGCTGCGGCATGTCCGTGATTTCGGTCTTGGTGTCGTGGACCGCCTGCCGGGCATCAAGCGTATGCTCATCGAAGAGGCGGCCGGCAATCGCGGTGAGGTGCCAAGGCTTCTGCAGGGGGAAATCCTCTAG